A genomic window from Corynebacterium fournieri includes:
- a CDS encoding DUF5979 domain-containing protein, translating into MSQTGHPTSSRRQHGAAAVWAALFLAAVLLVAGAVYPGSQQAEAQTASSDGVNFGDCSFRRGTGVAETWANQMCWLDVSDLTTPGAKTKRVGDYTITFNLGIETRNTSTQFTANSNPSWSGTAFAKAGTGFFERYPSSTSQDILQMEGSGSPFARFTLSNIVVKRNGVVDPLASYRFAVVDGESTGAGGVGEMISVDGGTVGQPIRLTPLNAKDACTGGRNSQFGPGPEPQNWGSMSDGRDRGFVCFSQATGTYGTWVVSVDNPKTLQVSMGSNSAGTQGVAIGIALSRIAFDKDGSAKVQDAFEKVADPTERTASYSAFLQDGSNRTTLSTPAGGSTTALRRIGSNGVPLDQLGYTSTLNPADRAFVRYDPVWKCTLTSGGTNSETYLIRKGAVPTGYTLTENAQTGTSTLLIPAAENRVPNCSVTWESKFKSAKLNLAKTVDGNAANFAENSLQKYTLHYKCTVPEGFKTAYPDVKLEDDVVVEKGRSASVDNLPQGTTCTITEKVPAPPAGTKHTLSWNGTAVPSASAPVTVQLPTTAAAPTAIGSANANNSYTYTPGKLVFSKTIVGDPVTDGKVGGTYRFNLTCAGTNISREFTLDLTQAKPSNSITLDNIPVERDCSITPLTDLTEEQRKTIEFTGRDAQLAGAPLNPSGAEYHFTLHEGTTPELHFTTSYAYLTFPLHIRNQVNGLAAGDPDVATLSYTVHYRCEVAGRPAKEGTVTLTGSDGEAVVEGVPANAACKVWEDEPGGTANTKFIGAQVSASNAGDQVTSLTNAQAKNTAVHTIRPVSDTDRNLVTVTNTFDPKLGKVRLNKVVNSTVTGRLPSTYAFSFRCGTRNLATGVAGQSRSVELTGRATVAANGTVTLQADDAAANDLGGDMGVPFGNTCTFTEDTPQVAGGILFSTDVQNVTPTISQDTTTATVTNAFTPAGNGLTVNLRTGGRATLAPTSLSYELTCDNGFTDTFNLAPGGSVEFTAGQVPQGTQCTLKESGDSATRTTTEGRQYPISNTAEYLYAADAGGSKDVGADGQFTIGKQSTMDVHHEYDLIQAPVQGTKEVRFNDPNNLISKPRRDIKTNRVFPVTLTCTNPDGTEGPRLSTTVQQGQKPGGTTAAVGSSCTVTEGETSTAVGITLDQSVTVNGAPVAGGTADFVVGDGGTTLLFINTYSRRVTQIRLDKEAILPTDTIRTQYANAGKNLQDALYNHTFTLVCRDPETGDTAVLQEQQKSIKGEGTALFDGVPVGADCQLTGDKFGSLALAMNDGQDDLKAFLRPAFVDWVVDREGGNAYPDQKLDNDTTTSPVFLTVDDRAKNHVRLDNHYEYETAAVRLSKDLAGAAGNLDEIPEDYTFNFTLQCKAIGYQTSSVGETSFIPEKLRPADGYVIPASIRKGDFKDGTFVSGEAKVPAGSLCTFNEQDATNVPEALTIAPEQKIVRGYAPNPGENPPADLHFVNKVERRTTPVRLAVFNSGYLAGADASGYTAQLRCDDPAKTGATRQFPLTALSGSEMPRTLEAPAGGQVVDLPVGANCTLDFTGSPALGARGQLEVTNGARTPLAQYATWGGGSPALPTGSLSNLAADEVKDSDKQYSYSFSTAANLPSAETVLTVGADIYHPRAHYDVAFTKTAAGPSSGTFTFHQSCSGHGEEFQLRAGETHTIADVPVDSDCAVDELDDGNPDAASVFQVVSNGELVTPLEGDTDSVVFTAQPVSDPKDLARSGDRWSLTAKNTFPGLKVQKLIDGTPLGQLTGDAFGTTLLRHDATSMRVTYTVTNTGEFPLKDFTVTDPSLAGLDVTRGGVVTRIGDDGAVPDSICPTTELVSGEEFTCTFNVSIPASADETWRYPAEGDAAVTVTAAANAGGATQTVAAKDAQGALKPSASISMLLPETGEQTLVLFLLLGLALFGWGAWRVSRRDERAEGGELVEM; encoded by the coding sequence ATGTCTCAGACTGGCCACCCCACTTCCAGCCGCCGCCAGCATGGCGCCGCGGCTGTGTGGGCAGCGCTGTTTCTTGCCGCGGTCCTGCTTGTTGCGGGTGCCGTGTACCCGGGATCGCAGCAGGCAGAAGCGCAAACTGCGTCGAGCGACGGCGTGAACTTCGGGGACTGCTCGTTCCGCAGAGGCACGGGAGTTGCCGAGACATGGGCCAACCAAATGTGCTGGCTGGATGTGTCGGACTTGACCACACCGGGCGCAAAGACGAAGAGGGTGGGCGATTACACCATCACCTTCAACCTCGGCATTGAAACGAGAAACACCAGCACCCAGTTCACCGCGAATTCCAACCCCAGCTGGTCTGGCACAGCATTTGCGAAAGCCGGCACGGGTTTCTTTGAGCGTTATCCGAGCTCGACGTCGCAGGACATCTTGCAGATGGAAGGGTCGGGTAGCCCCTTTGCCCGTTTCACTTTGTCGAACATTGTGGTGAAGCGAAACGGTGTTGTCGATCCGCTCGCGTCGTATCGCTTTGCGGTGGTGGACGGCGAGTCCACCGGTGCCGGCGGTGTCGGCGAAATGATCAGCGTCGACGGCGGGACCGTGGGCCAGCCGATCCGTCTCACCCCGCTGAACGCGAAGGATGCGTGCACCGGCGGCAGAAACTCGCAGTTCGGTCCTGGACCAGAACCACAAAACTGGGGCAGTATGTCCGACGGTCGCGACCGCGGTTTTGTCTGTTTCTCCCAGGCCACCGGCACCTACGGCACGTGGGTGGTGAGCGTGGACAACCCGAAGACGCTGCAGGTCAGCATGGGTTCCAACAGTGCCGGAACGCAGGGCGTGGCTATCGGCATCGCGCTGAGCCGCATCGCCTTCGACAAAGACGGCTCCGCCAAGGTGCAGGATGCGTTTGAGAAGGTGGCGGACCCCACGGAACGGACCGCCAGCTACTCGGCGTTTCTGCAGGACGGCTCCAACCGGACGACGCTGTCGACCCCGGCGGGCGGCTCCACCACGGCGCTTCGCCGCATCGGCTCCAACGGCGTTCCGCTGGACCAGCTGGGCTACACCTCCACGCTTAACCCGGCGGACCGCGCGTTCGTCCGCTACGACCCAGTGTGGAAGTGCACCCTCACCTCGGGCGGAACGAACAGCGAAACCTACCTCATCCGCAAGGGGGCGGTGCCTACGGGCTACACGCTGACGGAAAACGCCCAGACGGGCACGTCGACGCTGCTGATCCCCGCGGCCGAAAACCGTGTCCCAAACTGCTCCGTCACCTGGGAATCGAAGTTTAAATCCGCCAAGCTCAACCTGGCTAAGACAGTGGACGGCAACGCCGCGAACTTCGCGGAAAACAGCCTGCAGAAGTACACGCTGCACTACAAGTGCACCGTGCCCGAAGGGTTCAAAACTGCCTACCCAGACGTCAAGCTCGAAGACGACGTCGTGGTGGAAAAGGGGCGCTCCGCCAGCGTGGACAACCTGCCCCAGGGCACCACGTGCACCATCACGGAGAAGGTCCCGGCGCCGCCCGCGGGTACGAAACACACCCTGTCGTGGAACGGCACGGCTGTGCCGTCCGCTTCGGCACCGGTGACGGTCCAGCTGCCCACCACGGCGGCCGCTCCCACGGCAATCGGCTCGGCAAACGCCAACAACTCCTACACGTACACGCCGGGCAAGCTCGTCTTCAGCAAGACGATCGTCGGCGACCCGGTCACAGACGGCAAGGTGGGCGGGACCTACCGCTTCAACCTGACGTGCGCCGGGACCAACATCAGCCGTGAGTTCACGCTGGATCTGACCCAGGCGAAGCCGTCCAACTCCATCACCTTGGACAACATCCCGGTGGAGCGGGACTGCTCGATCACGCCGCTGACGGACCTCACCGAGGAGCAGCGAAAGACCATCGAGTTCACCGGCCGCGATGCCCAGCTCGCCGGCGCGCCGCTGAACCCGTCGGGGGCGGAATACCACTTCACGCTCCACGAAGGCACGACGCCGGAGCTCCACTTCACCACGAGCTACGCCTACCTCACGTTCCCCCTGCACATCCGGAACCAGGTCAACGGTCTCGCCGCTGGCGACCCCGATGTGGCCACGCTGTCCTACACGGTGCACTACCGGTGCGAGGTCGCCGGCCGCCCAGCGAAGGAAGGCACCGTCACACTAACCGGCTCCGACGGTGAAGCGGTTGTCGAGGGCGTGCCGGCCAACGCCGCGTGCAAGGTGTGGGAAGACGAACCGGGCGGAACCGCGAACACCAAGTTCATCGGTGCGCAGGTCAGCGCGTCCAACGCTGGCGACCAAGTGACCTCGTTGACTAACGCGCAGGCGAAGAACACAGCGGTCCACACCATCCGCCCCGTGTCGGACACCGACCGCAACTTGGTCACGGTGACCAACACTTTCGACCCGAAATTGGGCAAGGTGCGGCTGAACAAGGTGGTCAACTCCACCGTCACCGGCAGACTTCCCAGCACGTACGCGTTCTCCTTCCGCTGCGGAACACGCAACCTGGCCACAGGCGTGGCGGGGCAGTCCCGTTCCGTCGAGCTCACCGGCCGCGCCACCGTCGCGGCGAACGGCACTGTCACGCTGCAGGCGGACGACGCTGCGGCAAACGACCTCGGCGGCGACATGGGAGTGCCGTTCGGCAACACCTGCACCTTCACGGAGGACACCCCGCAGGTCGCCGGCGGCATCCTGTTCAGCACTGACGTGCAGAACGTCACTCCAACGATTTCGCAGGACACCACCACCGCTACGGTGACCAACGCGTTCACGCCCGCGGGCAATGGGCTGACGGTCAATCTCCGCACTGGTGGTCGGGCAACGCTGGCCCCAACGTCGTTAAGCTATGAGCTCACCTGCGACAACGGCTTCACCGACACCTTTAACCTCGCGCCGGGTGGATCGGTCGAGTTCACGGCCGGACAGGTGCCGCAGGGCACCCAATGCACACTTAAGGAAAGCGGCGATAGCGCCACCCGCACCACGACGGAGGGGCGGCAGTACCCCATCAGCAACACGGCCGAGTACCTCTACGCCGCCGACGCTGGCGGGAGCAAGGACGTTGGCGCCGATGGACAGTTCACCATTGGCAAGCAGTCCACCATGGACGTCCACCACGAGTACGACCTCATCCAAGCGCCGGTGCAGGGCACCAAGGAGGTGCGGTTCAACGACCCGAACAACCTGATCTCCAAGCCCCGCCGCGACATCAAGACCAACCGCGTGTTCCCGGTGACCTTGACGTGCACCAACCCGGACGGCACGGAAGGCCCGCGTCTGTCCACCACTGTGCAGCAGGGCCAGAAGCCCGGCGGCACGACGGCCGCAGTCGGCTCCAGCTGCACCGTCACCGAAGGGGAAACCTCCACCGCGGTGGGCATCACGCTGGACCAGTCTGTGACGGTCAACGGCGCACCGGTGGCCGGCGGCACGGCCGACTTCGTCGTCGGCGACGGCGGCACGACGCTGCTGTTCATCAACACCTACTCCCGCCGCGTGACCCAGATCCGGCTGGACAAGGAAGCGATCCTGCCCACCGACACCATCCGCACCCAGTACGCCAACGCGGGAAAGAACTTGCAGGATGCGCTGTATAATCACACGTTCACCCTCGTGTGCCGCGACCCGGAGACCGGCGACACCGCGGTGCTGCAGGAGCAGCAGAAGTCCATCAAGGGTGAGGGCACTGCGCTTTTCGACGGCGTCCCGGTCGGCGCCGACTGCCAACTCACCGGAGATAAGTTCGGCTCCCTCGCCCTGGCCATGAACGACGGACAGGACGACCTGAAGGCGTTCCTGCGCCCGGCCTTTGTGGATTGGGTTGTGGACCGCGAAGGCGGCAACGCCTACCCGGACCAGAAGCTGGACAACGACACGACCACGTCGCCGGTGTTCCTCACCGTGGATGATCGGGCGAAGAACCACGTCCGCCTGGACAACCACTACGAGTACGAGACAGCGGCGGTGCGTCTGAGCAAGGACCTCGCCGGCGCGGCAGGCAACCTCGACGAAATCCCGGAGGACTACACCTTCAACTTCACGCTGCAGTGCAAGGCGATCGGCTATCAGACCAGCTCGGTGGGCGAGACCTCCTTCATCCCGGAGAAGCTGCGCCCGGCGGACGGCTACGTCATTCCTGCAAGTATCCGCAAGGGCGACTTCAAAGACGGCACGTTCGTCTCCGGCGAGGCGAAGGTCCCCGCCGGATCGCTGTGCACATTCAACGAGCAGGATGCGACGAACGTGCCGGAGGCGCTGACCATCGCTCCGGAGCAGAAGATCGTGCGCGGCTACGCGCCCAATCCAGGCGAAAACCCGCCGGCGGACCTCCACTTTGTGAATAAGGTGGAGCGTCGCACCACCCCGGTGCGCCTGGCCGTGTTCAACTCCGGTTACCTTGCCGGCGCGGATGCGTCGGGTTACACCGCGCAGCTGCGTTGCGACGACCCGGCGAAGACCGGTGCGACTAGGCAGTTCCCGCTGACGGCGCTGTCCGGCTCGGAGATGCCCCGCACACTCGAAGCCCCGGCGGGCGGACAGGTGGTGGACCTGCCAGTGGGGGCGAACTGCACGCTCGACTTCACCGGCAGCCCGGCGCTCGGCGCACGCGGGCAGCTCGAAGTGACAAATGGTGCGCGTACCCCGCTGGCGCAGTACGCCACGTGGGGCGGCGGGTCGCCCGCGCTGCCGACCGGGTCGCTGTCCAACCTTGCCGCGGACGAAGTGAAAGACTCAGACAAGCAGTACTCGTACAGCTTCTCCACCGCGGCGAACCTGCCGTCCGCGGAGACCGTCCTGACGGTCGGCGCGGACATCTACCACCCGCGCGCCCACTACGACGTCGCGTTCACCAAGACCGCCGCCGGGCCGAGCTCCGGCACGTTTACGTTCCACCAGTCGTGCTCGGGTCACGGCGAGGAGTTCCAGCTGCGCGCCGGCGAAACCCACACCATCGCGGACGTTCCGGTCGACAGCGACTGCGCCGTGGACGAGCTCGACGACGGCAACCCGGACGCAGCATCGGTGTTCCAGGTGGTGTCCAACGGTGAATTGGTTACCCCGCTTGAAGGCGACACCGACTCGGTGGTGTTCACCGCGCAGCCGGTTTCCGACCCGAAGGACCTCGCCCGCTCCGGCGACCGCTGGTCGCTCACTGCGAAGAACACCTTCCCGGGGCTCAA
- a CDS encoding metallophosphoesterase family protein: MMSRRALAATTAAVLTATAATAVPANAAQPESFPESTRSYLYFQSFDGVDNPAHFTHDLPDGWSQDVEGVTSGEARWNGWTISDVRHWTWAAGTDERHFFTQGHDQFAIIDSKQQRLTERDSMDARMTTEPIDVSGQSKVALEFDQHYRQGKKGQTALVAVSFDGGKPEVVDKLTQDRYSSHEYFDLDVPEGAKSMQVTFSYLGGNDDYWWAVDNVAVRAPFSQVAEEPNTVIDVISDPQDDPEDYKLAIRRLNAMPEKASALVINGDLVDNGSQEQWDKFLAARKEAPHDSGVELWTIGNHEMYGKETSEVHMQRFLKYSGQEKPWNEVVVNGTPLISINTEYYSDIDRGGKEPFQRISAEQLKWLDQRLAHWDKQGVTALVFTHPLLPGTVSMSHSAWYQNDFEDEQAISDVLSKYNDVVAFTSHSHSSLKQNNWWGTRRYDGTPQGAIGFPVVNTGAILNEYLPDGDHDEEIVDDKAATGLRVKVYDDRIRVEAWDFKDGHSLTNPQGEAKMIKYQDFAKQHRLSTPPVQPPAEPTPDAAGGSSTGGKVALAAGVLAALGGALAILAPRIREALAAIDLTPAQLGR; this comes from the coding sequence ATGATGTCCCGCCGCGCACTTGCCGCCACCACAGCTGCCGTTCTCACCGCCACAGCCGCCACCGCCGTTCCCGCCAACGCCGCCCAACCGGAGTCCTTCCCGGAATCCACCCGTTCGTACCTGTACTTCCAGAGCTTCGACGGGGTGGACAACCCCGCCCACTTCACGCACGACCTGCCGGACGGCTGGTCGCAAGACGTTGAGGGCGTCACTTCCGGCGAGGCTCGCTGGAACGGCTGGACCATCTCGGATGTGCGCCACTGGACCTGGGCCGCCGGCACCGACGAGCGGCACTTTTTCACCCAGGGGCACGACCAGTTCGCCATCATCGATTCGAAGCAGCAGCGCCTCACCGAGCGCGACTCCATGGACGCGCGCATGACCACCGAGCCGATCGACGTGAGCGGCCAGAGCAAGGTCGCCCTCGAGTTCGACCAGCACTACCGCCAGGGCAAGAAGGGCCAAACCGCACTGGTTGCGGTGAGTTTCGATGGTGGGAAACCGGAGGTCGTCGATAAGCTGACGCAAGACCGCTACTCCTCACACGAGTACTTCGATCTCGACGTGCCGGAAGGCGCGAAATCAATGCAGGTGACGTTTAGCTACCTCGGGGGCAACGACGATTACTGGTGGGCAGTGGACAACGTCGCGGTGCGCGCCCCGTTCAGCCAAGTAGCGGAGGAGCCGAACACCGTCATCGACGTCATCTCGGATCCGCAGGACGACCCGGAGGACTACAAGCTGGCCATCCGCCGCCTCAACGCCATGCCGGAGAAGGCCAGCGCGTTGGTGATCAACGGCGACCTGGTGGACAACGGAAGCCAGGAGCAGTGGGACAAGTTCCTCGCCGCGCGCAAGGAGGCGCCGCACGATTCGGGCGTGGAGCTGTGGACCATCGGCAACCATGAGATGTACGGCAAGGAAACCTCGGAGGTGCACATGCAGCGCTTCCTCAAATACTCCGGGCAGGAGAAACCGTGGAACGAGGTGGTGGTGAACGGCACGCCGCTGATCTCCATCAACACGGAGTACTACTCGGACATCGACCGCGGCGGCAAGGAGCCGTTCCAGCGCATCTCCGCCGAGCAGCTGAAGTGGCTGGACCAGCGCCTCGCGCACTGGGATAAACAGGGCGTGACCGCGCTGGTGTTCACGCACCCGCTGCTGCCGGGGACGGTGTCCATGAGCCATTCCGCCTGGTACCAGAACGATTTCGAGGATGAGCAGGCCATCTCCGACGTGCTGTCGAAGTACAACGACGTGGTGGCGTTCACCAGCCACTCGCACTCCTCTCTGAAGCAGAACAACTGGTGGGGCACCAGGCGTTACGACGGCACCCCGCAGGGCGCCATCGGCTTCCCCGTGGTGAACACGGGCGCGATCCTCAACGAGTACCTGCCGGACGGCGACCACGACGAGGAGATCGTGGACGACAAGGCTGCCACCGGTCTGCGCGTGAAGGTCTACGACGATCGCATCCGCGTCGAGGCCTGGGACTTCAAGGACGGCCACAGCCTGACCAACCCTCAGGGCGAGGCGAAAATGATCAAGTACCAGGATTTTGCCAAGCAGCACCGCCTATCGACGCCTCCGGTGCAGCCCCCGGCAGAGCCCACCCCTGACGCCGCCGGCGGTTCGTCGACTGGCGGGAAGGTGGCGCTCGCCGCAGGTGTGCTTGCCGCCCTCGGCGGGGCGCTGGCAATCCTCGCGCCACGAATCCGGGAAGCGCTCGCGGCGATAGACCTTACCCCGGCGCAGCTCGGCAGATAG
- a CDS encoding SpaA isopeptide-forming pilin-related protein, translated as MRNIMKPAARTASSRARRSVRGVAAVVASVVLAAGLGSYPVDAQETSAETTTSAAAETATATTTTTETPSSSRASSAAPKPVVVEPNSVTVERDGDVDHITIRDTDDNPWDSGRKASDEYIWGVKRTGDGDITRIVKVVADGEELDPQYFGYVNGEDFDVIGIDEDAFWTIPPMKLEIEVETTEAGEYAIAEPDEVPTARELSETGYGRTDQAAATVNPEGVGMARAANMPESKERLTLTPLEYNANAATGGKAPKITLSTTVGGPVKEQKNVYLTEAVINYPQSSTYAFSGPVTIRKNSNESCTVQSGGIKKLSDRSVSVNLTGCQPRVAVWKGSGDRISVDFYGPGSRGGTGYSLELYGSYGSNPPQSETIPAGNPTAEKNFRQFPDRPYGECRSNNGVITGKSWWANTPGMGDSLDVVQLTLSGATDLANKVLTKDPRLKLRIGGDQSGWDELGTSDFDLYVEGDSLYFKLKTPQKRASFEIDAYDVWVYVPTTVTASGCSVELWNKGPEWYDRTAPELDLKKAETPRSELTWLPASEPNPDLPKKCVGDIALVIDTSDSVLNQNAVADSVQAALGVIDALQGTGSKMSIYNFASESGSVPGMTTEKKDLQKPEEVEALRDAVKAFETFEFQQWTRNGRGGTNYEAGLKQVPAGEYDVVYFITDGLPTTSDRDYPGAGLDVGELINQSDLARAVEQSNRLKASGTRVETVMVGFKPFNEHILKDDIFRRRLVLDSPDAWPRFGNFGYASHYGIGDSVLENLQGTGGRISLWDRTRLGTEYNVTNQPEIWRAGVRNTRSIAQDISGPDAVTTLENFGDLGKTLQELVLRNCFGSIKVTKIIHNTDGTQEAGVDWIFDSEVVGGRREIFDDPNPLTSKVQDKTDSEGTFNRKLDQSRGVGQTVQVVEHQQTGYALRKIDGKNSVCSSNVLVSSPSGERWETRSATVTNVDDLSKPGFQVEVPFKGIVSCTIHNEVAQLDLSVMKVSYDGDRASLEGAQFNLYDVTSGQRKLIKEIRDSDTRVKGLIDGNSYELIETKAPQGYSLLTRSVLFTILRDSDGKAKIEFKEGPEEYPQVAIRAASGEIDHIIMEVADVRQGNLPKTGGVGIQIPALLGGALIAAGVLVGRRKAAA; from the coding sequence ATGCGAAACATTATGAAGCCTGCAGCGCGAACTGCTAGCTCGCGTGCACGTCGCTCGGTCCGTGGCGTCGCTGCCGTGGTTGCCTCCGTGGTACTCGCCGCCGGCCTGGGCTCGTACCCGGTGGACGCGCAGGAGACCAGCGCCGAAACCACGACGAGTGCGGCGGCCGAGACTGCCACTGCTACGACGACAACCACCGAGACGCCGTCTTCTTCTCGCGCGTCTTCCGCGGCACCTAAGCCGGTCGTGGTCGAACCGAACTCCGTGACGGTCGAGCGCGACGGCGATGTCGACCACATCACCATCCGCGACACCGACGACAACCCGTGGGACTCCGGCCGAAAGGCATCCGACGAGTACATCTGGGGTGTGAAGCGCACTGGCGACGGCGACATCACCCGCATTGTGAAGGTCGTTGCTGACGGCGAAGAGCTGGACCCGCAGTACTTCGGCTACGTCAACGGCGAGGACTTCGACGTCATCGGCATCGACGAGGACGCCTTCTGGACGATTCCGCCGATGAAGCTCGAGATCGAGGTCGAAACCACCGAGGCCGGCGAGTACGCAATTGCGGAACCGGACGAGGTTCCGACGGCACGCGAGCTTTCGGAGACCGGCTACGGACGCACCGACCAGGCCGCGGCGACCGTAAATCCTGAGGGCGTTGGTATGGCGCGTGCTGCGAACATGCCGGAATCGAAAGAACGATTGACTCTCACACCACTTGAATACAATGCGAACGCGGCGACGGGAGGTAAAGCGCCAAAAATTACTCTCTCAACCACCGTCGGGGGCCCTGTGAAGGAGCAAAAGAATGTATACCTCACAGAAGCCGTCATCAATTACCCGCAGAGTTCCACATATGCGTTCAGCGGGCCCGTGACGATACGCAAGAATTCGAACGAGAGCTGTACGGTACAGTCTGGCGGAATTAAAAAGCTTTCTGATCGTTCTGTTTCCGTGAATCTCACGGGATGTCAACCCCGTGTAGCCGTGTGGAAAGGCAGCGGCGATCGTATTTCTGTTGATTTTTACGGGCCGGGCTCCAGGGGCGGAACTGGGTACTCTTTAGAGCTCTATGGCTCTTATGGCTCAAATCCACCACAATCGGAGACCATCCCTGCGGGGAATCCGACCGCCGAGAAAAATTTCAGGCAGTTTCCGGACCGGCCTTACGGCGAATGTAGAAGCAACAACGGCGTGATTACGGGAAAATCCTGGTGGGCGAATACTCCTGGAATGGGAGATTCACTGGATGTTGTCCAGTTGACGCTGAGCGGCGCCACCGATCTGGCAAACAAGGTTCTTACTAAAGATCCGCGACTGAAGCTGCGTATTGGCGGTGACCAATCCGGATGGGATGAACTTGGGACGAGCGACTTCGATCTTTACGTAGAAGGCGACAGTTTGTACTTCAAGCTCAAAACGCCTCAAAAGCGTGCATCGTTCGAGATTGATGCCTACGACGTTTGGGTGTATGTGCCGACCACGGTGACCGCATCCGGCTGCAGCGTTGAACTATGGAATAAGGGGCCAGAATGGTATGACAGAACTGCGCCCGAGCTGGACCTTAAGAAGGCGGAAACACCGCGAAGTGAACTTACCTGGCTGCCAGCATCGGAGCCCAATCCCGACTTGCCGAAAAAATGCGTCGGCGACATTGCGCTGGTGATTGATACCTCGGATTCCGTGCTAAATCAGAATGCCGTTGCAGATTCTGTTCAAGCCGCCCTAGGTGTAATCGATGCACTTCAGGGTACTGGCAGCAAGATGTCGATTTATAACTTTGCCTCCGAGTCCGGATCTGTTCCCGGAATGACGACCGAGAAGAAGGATCTGCAGAAACCAGAGGAGGTAGAGGCGTTGAGAGATGCAGTTAAAGCCTTCGAAACCTTCGAATTCCAGCAGTGGACCCGCAATGGGCGAGGCGGGACGAACTACGAAGCGGGTCTCAAGCAGGTTCCCGCGGGCGAGTATGATGTGGTGTACTTCATCACCGATGGCCTGCCCACCACGAGTGACAGAGATTATCCTGGGGCCGGGCTTGATGTAGGCGAGTTGATTAACCAGAGTGATCTTGCTCGAGCGGTAGAGCAATCCAACCGCCTTAAAGCGAGTGGTACGCGCGTTGAAACCGTGATGGTCGGTTTCAAGCCTTTCAATGAGCATATCCTGAAAGATGACATTTTCCGTCGCCGGCTTGTGCTTGATAGCCCCGATGCATGGCCTCGTTTTGGAAATTTCGGGTACGCAAGCCACTATGGTATCGGTGACTCAGTGCTTGAGAACTTGCAAGGAACGGGCGGCCGGATCTCTCTTTGGGATAGAACTCGGTTGGGCACTGAGTACAACGTGACTAACCAGCCGGAAATTTGGCGCGCTGGAGTAAGGAATACCAGAAGTATCGCGCAGGATATTTCAGGCCCAGATGCGGTAACTACACTCGAAAATTTCGGAGATTTAGGAAAGACGCTCCAGGAGCTGGTCCTGCGCAACTGCTTTGGATCGATCAAGGTAACCAAAATAATTCACAACACCGATGGCACGCAGGAAGCCGGTGTCGACTGGATTTTTGACAGTGAGGTTGTCGGGGGTCGTAGGGAGATTTTCGATGATCCGAACCCGTTGACCTCTAAAGTTCAGGACAAAACCGATAGTGAGGGCACTTTCAATAGAAAACTCGATCAATCACGGGGCGTCGGGCAAACGGTCCAAGTGGTCGAGCACCAACAAACGGGTTATGCCCTGCGCAAGATTGATGGCAAAAATTCAGTATGCTCCAGCAACGTCCTGGTGTCATCCCCGTCTGGTGAAAGATGGGAAACAAGAAGTGCGACCGTAACCAACGTCGACGATCTCTCGAAGCCGGGCTTTCAAGTAGAAGTGCCTTTCAAAGGTATTGTGTCCTGCACGATTCACAATGAAGTTGCCCAGCTCGACTTGTCGGTGATGAAGGTCAGTTATGACGGAGATCGAGCGTCGCTGGAGGGGGCTCAGTTCAACCTTTACGACGTTACTAGCGGACAGAGAAAGTTGATCAAGGAAATACGCGATAGCGACACTAGGGTCAAAGGGTTGATCGACGGCAACAGTTATGAATTGATCGAAACGAAGGCCCCACAGGGATATAGTCTGTTGACTCGCTCAGTTCTGTTCACAATCCTCCGGGATTCAGATGGCAAAGCGAAAATCGAGTTCAAGGAAGGTCCGGAAGAGTATCCGCAGGTTGCCATACGTGCCGCCAGCGGGGAAATTGACCATATCATCATGGAGGTGGCTGACGTCCGCCAAGGCAATCTCCCGAAGACCGGCGGCGTGGGCATTCAGATCCCGGCCCTGCTCGGTGGCGCGCTCATCGCCGCGGGTGTGCTAGTAGGCCGGCGTAAGGCTGCTGCTTAA